TACTTCCGGCACTTCTTCACTACACACCTCCGGGACCGGACGGGCGACCGGGGCGTCGTGAAGTACCTGCGCGGCGACGTGGCGCAGGACATCATCGACACCTACACCCACAACTGGGGCGACAGGGTGCGCGAGACGTACGAGGCGAACGTGTACGATCTGCTGTAGATCGGGTTACTGCTGTCAGTGCGACAGCCCAAGATTCGGACGTTCAGAGAAACCGATGGTTGATACCGAATAGATAAACTTCATATCGCTATACTGAATAGCCGGGGAGAGTGCCAGGCTCGGTCACCCCCGATCGCGGGGGCAAAGGGGTGAAGCCGGCTACCGACGTTGCGACGCCGCCGTCACAGCGATTTATCCCGCGCCGGAGAGTACGGGGGAGCATGGCGGACGACGAGACCCGCGTCTGGCTGGTCGAGCGAACCTACTCGGACGACGAGCAGAACATGATCATCCTCACCTACGCGACGCCGGACGGCGAGCGGTACTTCCGGAAGGAGCGGGCGCTCACGTCGTTCGGCGACGTGCGCGACACGACCGCGGCCGTCGAGGTCGGCCCGGACAACCTCGGGTCCGTCGGCGACCCCGATCTGCGGGAACAGTACGCGGCGGAGGCACAACGGATGGCCGAGGTACACGATCCGGACGACGTGATCTGACGGGCGCCGGTCACTGAGAGTCGTCGGCCGACGCTGCAGCGGGCACCCCGGTACGGAGTTCCCGCACGGCGGCCGGCACGTCCTCGGCGGGAACGACCGCAGCGCGCCGCCGGATCGATTCGTACGTATCGCGAGCGTCGTCGCCGGCTCGGTTGCGCTCCTCGAACGGCCGAGTTTCGACGACGACGATCGGATCCGCGTCGGCGAGCGTCCCGAGAATCTCGCGGTTTCCGGGGGTCAGCACCGGGTCCGCGAGCACCGTCGCGTCCGCGGCGGTCACGCGGTTTTCGAGCGCGGCGAGGGCATCGTCGTCGACCGCCTCGAACGGCGCGGTCGTGACGAGGTCCACGCCCTGTGCCCGCGCGGTTTCGGCGGCGGCGTCGCCCGCCGCGAGCGGCCCGGCCGAACGCTCGAACCCCGCTGCACCGAGCGCATCGAGAACCCGCGCGCCGGTCTCCCCGCCACCGACGACGTGGACCGTCGCGTCCTCGGCGGGGCGGTCCGCGAGCGCCGTCACGGAGAGGCTCCCGGTGACCCCGTCCCGCGTGACGACGGCGTCGGCGTCGAACGCGTCGGCGAGGTTCGCCTCCGAGAGCACCTCGGCCGGCGTTCCGTGGGCCAGCACCCCGCCGTCCGCGAGCATGACGAGTTCGTCGCAGTATCGCGCGGCCAGGTTCAGGTCGTGGATGGCGGCGACGGCCGTCTTCCCGTCCGCGACGAGGTCGGAGACGAGTTCCAGCGTCTCGACCTGGTGGTTCACGTCGAGGCTGGCCGTGGGCTCGTCGAGCAGGAGGACGGGCGTGTCCTGTGCGAGTGCGCGCGCGAGGAGGACGCGCTGGCGCTCGCCGCCGCTGACCGCCTCGACGGAGCGATCGGCGAAGCGCCCGACGCCGGTGCGCTCCATCGCGCGCTCGACGGCCGCGCGGTCGGCGTCCGTCGCTCGGCCGAAGCGGGACCGGTAGGGGTGCCGGCCCATCGCGACGGCGGTCTCCACGTCGAAGGAGAACGCGAGGTGCGTCTCCTGTGGCACCACGGCGACCCGCCTGCTCGCCGCCTTCGAGGAGAGGCGGTGGACGTCCTCGCCGTCGATCAGCACGCGCCCCGAATCGGGCGAGATCGCTCCGCTGATAGTCCGAAGCAGCGTCGTCTTTCCGGCGCCGTTCGGGCCGACGAGGCCGACGAAGGACCCCCGGTCAACGGACGCTGAGACGTCCGTCAGCACCTCGGTCCCGCCGAGCGAGACGGTGACGCACTCGACGTCGATCACAGCGCGGTCACCTCCCGCCGGCGGAGGAGAAAGAGGAAGAAGGGCGCGCCGAGCGCCGCGGTGACGATGCCGACGGGCACCTCCGCCGGGCCGGAGCGCGCGAGGGTGTCCGTGGCGACGAGGAACGAGGCGCCGGCGAGCGCGCTCGTCGGGAGCAGGACGCGGTGGTCCGGGCCGACGACGAGACGCATCATGTGCGGGACGATGAGGCCGACGAAGCCGATGACGCCGGCGACGGCGACGGCCGCCGCGGTGACGACGCTCGCGAGCGCCAGCAGCAGGCGCTTGGTGCGCTCGACCTCGACGCCGAGGTGGGTCGCGTCCTCCTCGCCGAGCAGGAGGACGTTGAGGTCCCCCGCGAACGCGAGGAGGACCGCGAACCCGACGAGGGAGACGGGGAGGGCGAACTCCACGTCGCCCCACGTCGACGCGCGGAGGTTGCCCATCAGCCAGTAGACGGCCTCCCGCAGTTGTTCGCCGGAGAGGACGAGCATGTAGGAGATGGCCGCACCGAGGAACGTCTGGACGGCGACGCCGGCGAGCAAAAGCGTCGCGACGGGCGTCCGCCCGCCCTCGGTCGCGATGGCGTACACGAGGAAGGCGGCCGCCAGCGCGCCGCCGAACGCAGCCGTCCGCGGACCGACCGGGACGGCCCCCGGGAGCGCGATGGCGGCCACCGCGCCGACCGCCGCACCGGAGGAGACGCCGATGATGGAGGGATCGGCCATCGGGTTCCGGAAGAAGCCCTGCATGACCGTGCCCGCGGCGGCGAGCGCGAACCCGACCACGCCCGCGAGGACGATCCGGGGTAGGCGGAGGCTGCCGACGATGCGCTGATCGGTCTCCGGGACGGAGAGCGAAAACGGGTGAACGTAGCCCACGTCGAGTCCGGGGACCGGGACGGACGCGGAGGTGAGCGGCAGCGGCGCGCTCGACACGGTGAGGCCCAGCGAGGCGGGGACGGCGACCGCGTTCAGCGCCGCCTTCGCCACGACCGCGTGGTCGAGCGGGACGGGCCCGATCGCGGCGCTGACGACCACGACGACGACGAGCAGGAGGGAGAGCGCGGCCGACCAGGCCGTCGCGCGGACGCCGGTGTGCATGCGTTGCAATCCGAGTTGCGTTAGGTAAATACTTATTGTCTACCCGCCGAACGGGCAGACGATGCTACGAGACGGACTTCGATTGCTAGTCGCGCTGCTCGTCGTCACGGCGGGCGTCGGCGCCGTCGCGACGACCGCCGGCGCGCAGACGGCACAGGACGCCCCGACCGCCGCGACGACGGGCGCGAGCACCGACGCCGCGCAGAACGACGACTGTACGTTCCCCGTCACGCTGGAGGACGCGAAGGGGACCGAGGTGACGATAGAGGAGCGGCCCGAATCGGTCGTGGCGCTCCAGCCGAGCGCCGCCCAGACGATGTGGGCTATCGGAGCCGAGGCCCAGGTGACGGGGATGCCCGTCAGTCGGTACACCGACTACCTCGACGGCAGCGAGGACAAGACCGACATCAGCCAGAACGACGGCGTGTCGATCTCCGCCGAGACGGTCGTCTCGCTGGAGGCCGACCTCCTGCTCGCGCCGAACAGCACCCCCGACGAGACCATCGCGCAGTTCCGCGACGTCGGGATGACGGTGTACGAGTTCCGGGAGGCAGAGTCGGTCGAGGACATCTACGAGAAGACGAACCGCACCGGCCGGCTGACGGGTAACTGCGAGGGTGCGGCCGAGGCCGTCGCCGAGATGCGGACGGAGATCGAGGTCGTTCAGGAGGCCGTTAGCGGCGAGGAGCCCGAGACGGTCTACTACCAGATGGGCGGCGGCTACACCGCCGGCGCGGACACGTTCATCAACCACGTCATCGAACTCGGGGGCGGCGAGAACATCGCCGTCGCCGCGAACGTCACGGGCTACGCCCAGCTCAGCGGCGAGGTGATCGCCGAACAGAACCCCGAGTGGGTCCTCGTGAACGAGGAGATGGGCCTGCAGGAGACCGAGGCGCTCGCGAACACGACCGCCCTGCGGGAAGACCAGATCATCGAGGTGAACGCCAACTACCTGAACCAGCCCGGGCCGCGGGTCGTGGTTCCGATCAGCGAGATCGCACAGGCGATCCACCCCGAGGCGTACGAGGAGGCGAACGTCTCCGTCCGCGGCGAGGCCGAGGCTGAGGCCGAAGCGGAGGCCGGCGGCAACGACTCCGACGGCACCACCGCCGACGACGCGAACGACTCCGGCGGCGAGTCGGACAACGACGGCCAGCCCGGCATGGGCGTCGCGCCCGCCGTCGCCGCGCTGGTCGGGACGCTCGCGCTGCTGACTCGGCGGCGCGACTGAAAAAGTCCTTAACCGCGGCGCGCGGACCGGGACGTATGGTCGAAAACGTCATCTGGCCCGCGTATCTCGACGCGGAGAAGACGCGGAGCGAGGGGCGGCGGGTGCCGCAGGACATCGCGGTGCCCGAGCCCACCGTCGACGAGATAGCGGAGGCAGCGGGACAGGTCGGCTACGACGCCGTGATCGAACGCGACGTGGCGTACTCGCGGGAGGGCCACGAGAAGCGCGGGCGCGTCCTCATCAAGAACGCCGACGACGACGCGAAAAACGACATCGTTCAGGCGGTCGCCGCGTACGTGACCGCCCTCCGGGAGTGATGCAGCGCCTCGGCGAGGTCGTGCGCACCGCGCAGGGCCTCGTGATCGTGCGGGTGCCGGACGACGACGCGCCGGACATCGGGACGGAGGCCGTCGACGAGTCGCTGAACGAGGTCGGCCGGGTCGTCGACGTGTTCGGCCCGGTCGACCGGCCGTACGTCGCCGTCTCGCCCGACGACGACCGGACGCTCGCGACGATGCTCGGGCAGAAACTGTACGCGCGGTAACGCAACTGCCATACCGCAGGCCTCCGAAGCGACGCGCACATGGAACAGCGACACCGCGTCTACGCCGCGGTCGCCGCGACCGTCGGCATCTTCCTGCTGGTACAACTGGGGGCGCTGGCCCTCGTCGAACCGTTCCAGTCGGCGGGCTACCAGGCCGTCGAAGACCCGAACGACCCGACAAACAGCGTCGCGTACTTCGCTGCGATCCTCGTCGCCACCGCCGTGATGCTCGCGGCGATCAAGTTCGACGTGCGCTGGTTCATCCGGGGGGTCCTCGTGTTCACCAGCGGCCTGCTCACGTGGTACGTCCTCAACGTCGTCGTCCCGCCGCTCGTCACCGTCGCGGTCGGCGGCGTCGCGGTCAACGTCCTCGCGGTGGCGGGCGCAGCCGCCGTCGTCGTCGGCCTCCTGGTCCACCCCGAGTGGTACGTCATCGACGTCGCGGGGATCATCATGGGTGCGGGCGCGGCGGGCATCTTCGGGATCAGCTTCGGCCTGCTACCGGCGCTCGTCCTGCTCGTCGCGCTGGCCGTCTACGACGCCGTCAGCGTCTACGGCACCGAGCACATGCTCACGCTCGCCGAGGGCGTGATGGACCTCAACGTCCCCATCATGTTCGTCATCCCGACGACGCTACCGTACTCCTTCCTCGACTCGATGGAGGAGGCCGAAGAAGCGGCCTCGTCGGAAGGGGACGTCGCGACCGCCGACGAGACCGACGCGAGCGATCCGGACGAGACCGGCGTCACCGACGAGTCGCCGCTGGAGCGCGACGCCCTGTTCATCGGCCTCGGCGACGCCGTGATGCCGACGATCATCGTCGCGAGCGCCGCGTTCTTCGTCGACGAGGGTGCCATCGCCGTCCCGGGCATCGCGCTGAACCTCGCCGCGCTGACGGCGATGGTCGGCACGCTCGCCGGACTGGTCGTCCTGATGGGTATGGTGCTGAAAGGTCGGGCCCACGCCGGCCTGCCGCTGCTCAACGGCGGCGCGATCGGGGGCTACCTCGTCGGCGCGCTGGCGAGCGGGCTGACGCTCACGCAGGCGCTGGGGCTGTGAAGCCGGTCGAACGCGGGGCGCCGGAGACAAGATATTTACAGAAACGCGTGTGGCGGTAATATATGGACTGGGGATTCCGGATCCGGAAGGACGTACCTGCGTGGGTGCAGACGCTCGTGCTGATAGCCGCGATCCTGCTTATCGCCGCGCTGCAGCGCTTCGGCGTCGTCTGAGGTTTTCGCGCGTCGCAGGACCGTCTCCTGCGCGCAAGCGGTCGGGGTGGCGTCGCGTGCGGGCCGCCCCGGATCGCGAACCGACGACTCGGGACCGAACGCTATCGGCCCGTGAGCGCCTCGCTCGCGGGGGCGAACTCGATCTCCGAGCCGAGGTCCTCGTCGACGGCCTTGTCGTAGAGCAGTTTCGCCGCGGCGACGGTCTCGATGCCCGTGCCGCCGCTGTCGAAGACGGTGATCTCGTCGTCCGACTCCCGGCCGGGGGCTTCGCCGGCGACGACCTCACCGAGTTCCGCGTGGACGTGGTCCTCCCCGACGACGCCTTCCTCCACCGCGTGGATGAACGACCCGGCGTCCTGCGAGACCCGCGCCCGGAGGTCTGGGACG
This portion of the Halostella limicola genome encodes:
- the srp19 gene encoding signal recognition particle subunit SRP19, whose amino-acid sequence is MVENVIWPAYLDAEKTRSEGRRVPQDIAVPEPTVDEIAEAAGQVGYDAVIERDVAYSREGHEKRGRVLIKNADDDAKNDIVQAVAAYVTALRE
- a CDS encoding PGF-CTERM-anchored ABC transporter substrate-binding protein, with amino-acid sequence MLRDGLRLLVALLVVTAGVGAVATTAGAQTAQDAPTAATTGASTDAAQNDDCTFPVTLEDAKGTEVTIEERPESVVALQPSAAQTMWAIGAEAQVTGMPVSRYTDYLDGSEDKTDISQNDGVSISAETVVSLEADLLLAPNSTPDETIAQFRDVGMTVYEFREAESVEDIYEKTNRTGRLTGNCEGAAEAVAEMRTEIEVVQEAVSGEEPETVYYQMGGGYTAGADTFINHVIELGGGENIAVAANVTGYAQLSGEVIAEQNPEWVLVNEEMGLQETEALANTTALREDQIIEVNANYLNQPGPRVVVPISEIAQAIHPEAYEEANVSVRGEAEAEAEAEAGGNDSDGTTADDANDSGGESDNDGQPGMGVAPAVAALVGTLALLTRRRD
- a CDS encoding ATP-binding cassette domain-containing protein: MIDVECVTVSLGGTEVLTDVSASVDRGSFVGLVGPNGAGKTTLLRTISGAISPDSGRVLIDGEDVHRLSSKAASRRVAVVPQETHLAFSFDVETAVAMGRHPYRSRFGRATDADRAAVERAMERTGVGRFADRSVEAVSGGERQRVLLARALAQDTPVLLLDEPTASLDVNHQVETLELVSDLVADGKTAVAAIHDLNLAARYCDELVMLADGGVLAHGTPAEVLSEANLADAFDADAVVTRDGVTGSLSVTALADRPAEDATVHVVGGGETGARVLDALGAAGFERSAGPLAAGDAAAETARAQGVDLVTTAPFEAVDDDALAALENRVTAADATVLADPVLTPGNREILGTLADADPIVVVETRPFEERNRAGDDARDTYESIRRRAAVVPAEDVPAAVRELRTGVPAAASADDSQ
- the btuC gene encoding vitamin B12 ABC transporter permease BtuC — encoded protein: MHTGVRATAWSAALSLLLVVVVVVSAAIGPVPLDHAVVAKAALNAVAVPASLGLTVSSAPLPLTSASVPVPGLDVGYVHPFSLSVPETDQRIVGSLRLPRIVLAGVVGFALAAAGTVMQGFFRNPMADPSIIGVSSGAAVGAVAAIALPGAVPVGPRTAAFGGALAAAFLVYAIATEGGRTPVATLLLAGVAVQTFLGAAISYMLVLSGEQLREAVYWLMGNLRASTWGDVEFALPVSLVGFAVLLAFAGDLNVLLLGEEDATHLGVEVERTKRLLLALASVVTAAAVAVAGVIGFVGLIVPHMMRLVVGPDHRVLLPTSALAGASFLVATDTLARSGPAEVPVGIVTAALGAPFFLFLLRRREVTAL
- a CDS encoding H/ACA ribonucleoprotein complex subunit GAR1, coding for MQRLGEVVRTAQGLVIVRVPDDDAPDIGTEAVDESLNEVGRVVDVFGPVDRPYVAVSPDDDRTLATMLGQKLYAR
- a CDS encoding presenilin family intramembrane aspartyl protease PSH, with protein sequence MEQRHRVYAAVAATVGIFLLVQLGALALVEPFQSAGYQAVEDPNDPTNSVAYFAAILVATAVMLAAIKFDVRWFIRGVLVFTSGLLTWYVLNVVVPPLVTVAVGGVAVNVLAVAGAAAVVVGLLVHPEWYVIDVAGIIMGAGAAGIFGISFGLLPALVLLVALAVYDAVSVYGTEHMLTLAEGVMDLNVPIMFVIPTTLPYSFLDSMEEAEEAASSEGDVATADETDASDPDETGVTDESPLERDALFIGLGDAVMPTIIVASAAFFVDEGAIAVPGIALNLAALTAMVGTLAGLVVLMGMVLKGRAHAGLPLLNGGAIGGYLVGALASGLTLTQALGL